A single Gasterosteus aculeatus chromosome 2, fGasAcu3.hap1.1, whole genome shotgun sequence DNA region contains:
- the olfml3a gene encoding olfactomedin-like protein 3B — protein MKPAFVLLVSAAWSFTGAQHYYQGLMDYLDNRLLAIEDRMQLWHEQSHRYHTELLDFKKLTDEAMVGLRNHHKVMFKDLEGAALLVDRVEQDMDYVETQTSPRACATQADKVVEQGAWRLEESRGEEEEEDDWVELRSEVSDCVEIISGIRSVKILKRVGGPKGMWTRDPKSSKVYVFNGTSGDNIYQFNSVQDFSRSPGVASSRQIRLPSDWSGPGSAVFGGHLYYIQQEDDADVQVVRYDLLSGSVTDVAMFPAESRAAVYGLNSETVADLAADDQGLWLLYAAGDGEPNIHLARMELASLDIEQTWDTRCPRENAEAAFVVCGTVYVVYNTRPASRSRIQCLFDVNDMVSSEEAPLIYFPRRYGAHASLKYNPEEEQLYAWDDGYQIIYRLTMKRKLLV, from the exons GACCGCATGCAGCTGTGGCACGAGCAATCCCACCGCTACCACACGGAGCTGCTGGATTTCAAAAAGCTGACCGATGAGGCCATGGTGGGTCTGAGAAATCACCACAAGGTGATGTTCAAAGACCTGGAAGGAGCTGCACTCCTAGTGGACCGGGTGGAGCAAGACATGGACTACGTGGAAACCCAGACTTCCCCCCGGGCCTGTGCCACTCAGGCGGACAAGGTGGTCGAGCAGGGCGCCTGGAggctggaggagagcagaggagaggaagaggaggaagacgactgGGTGGAGCTGCGCTCCGAAGTCTCTG ACTGTGTGGAAATCATCTCTGGCATCAGATCAGTGAAGATCCTGAAGAGAGTGGGCGGTCCCAAGGGCATGTGGACCAGAGACCCCAAGTCGTCCAAGGTTTACGTCTTCAACGGGACATCGGGGGACAACATCTACCAATTCAACTCCGTGCAAGATTTTTCCCGCTCACCCGGCGTCGCCAGCAGCCGACAGATCAGACTTCCCTCCGATTGGAGTGGTCCCGGCAGCGCTGTCTTTGGCGGCCACCTGTACTACATACAGCAGGAGGACGACGCGGACGTGCAGGTGGTCAGGTATGACCTGCTGAGCGGCTCGGTGACCGACGTCGCCATGTTCCCCGCGGAGAGTCGGGCCGCTGTCTACGGCCTCAACTCGGAAACCGTGGCTGACCTGGCGGCGGACGACCAAGGCCTCTGGCTGCTGTACGCGGCCGGTGACGGAGAGCCGAACATCCACCTGGCGAGGATGGAGCTGGCCTCGCTCGACATCGAGCAGACCTGGGACACCCGGTGCCCGAGGGAGAACGCGGAGGCGGCCTTCGTGGTCTGCGGGACCGTCTACGTAGTCTACAACACGCGCCCGGCCAGCCGGTCCCGGATCCAGTGCCTTTTCGACGTCAACGACATGGTCAGCAGCGAGGAGGCCCCCCTGATCTACTTTCCCAGGAGGTACGGGGCCCACGCCAGTCTGAAATACAACCCGGAGGAAGAGCAGCTCTACGCCTGGGACGACGGCTACCAAATCATTTACAGACTGACCATGAAGAGGAAACTCCTGGTGTGA